The DNA sequence GCCACCAGGCCTACGGGCACAAGGTCCTCACCGGACGGCGGGACCGCTTCGACACCATCCGGCAGTGGGATGGCCTGTCGGGCTTCCCCAAGCGTACCGAGAGCCCACACGACATGTTCGGCGTGGGACACGCGTCGACCGCGATCAGCGCCGCCCTGGGTTACGCCAAGGCCCGTGACCTGCGCAAGGAACGCCACGGAGTGGTCGCGATCGTCGGCGACGGGGCCATGACCGGCGGTATCGCCTTCGAGGGCCTGAACAACGTGGGGGACACGGGTACCGACATGCTCGTGATCCTGAACGACAACGAGATGTCGATCAGTCCGAACGTGGGGGCGATCAACCGCTACCTGACCGAGATCACGTCGGGTCGACTGTACAATCGTATCGAGGCACAGATCTGGGACCTGCTCGGCCGTATACCGGGAGGGGGCATGGCGCAGACCTTCGCGCACAAGGCCAAGGAGAGCCTGAAGACCTTCATGACTCCCGGCCACCTCTTCGAGGCCCTCGGCTTCCGGTACTTCGGTCCGATCGACGGCCACGACCTCGAACTGGTGTGCGAGACCCTCGAGGACGTCAAGCGGCTCAGCGGACCGGTCCTCCTGCACGTGGTCACCGAGAAGGGCAAAGGCTACTCCTTCGCCGAGAACGACAAGCTTCGCTACCACGGCGTCAGCAAGTTCGATCCGGCCAAGGGGGTCCTGAAGAAGAAGCCCGATCCCACCGCGGCGCCGAGCTACACGGGAGTGTTCGGTTCGCAGATCCTGGCCGCCGCCAGGGAAGACCGGCGCATCGTCGCGATCACGGCGGGCATGCCCGACGGCACGGGGCTGGTGCCCTTCCGCGAAGAGATCCCCGATCGCTTCTTCGACGTGGGCATCGCCGAGCAGCACGCGGTGACCTTCGCCGCCGGTCTCGCGTGTCGCGAGATGAAGCCGGTGGTGGCGATCTATTCGACCTTCCTGCAACGAGCCTACGACCAGGTGATCCACGACGTGGCGCTGCAGAAACTCAACGTGGTCTTCGCGCTCGACCGCGGAGGGGTGGTCGGGGCCGACGGACCGACGCACCACGGTGTGTTCGATCTCGCCTACCTGCGGTGCATCCCCGAGATGGTTGTCATGGCCCCGCGCAACGAGAACGAGTTGCAGCACATGATCGCCACGGCGCTCGACCACGACGACGGCCCGATCGCGTTCCGCTACCCGCGCGGCAATGGCACGGGCGTGGAGATGGACGCGGAACCGCAGGCCCTGCCCATCGGCCGGGGCGTCGTGCTCGAGGAGGGCGAGAACGTCCTGTTGCTAGGACTCGGCTCCGGCACCACCATGGCCGAGGAAGCAGCCGCGATCCTCCGCGAGCGGGGCATCCGACCGACGGTGGTCGACGCGCGCTTCCTGCGACCTCTCGACACCGAGCTGATCCTGCGCGAAGCCGCGCGTCACGAGCTGGTGTGTACGCTCGAGGAGGGCACCGAGATCGGTGGCTTCGGAAGCTCCGTCCTGGAGCTCTTCCACCGCGAGATGGTGCAGGTCCCGACGACCCACGTCTTCGGTCTGCCCGACCGCTTCCTCGACCACGGAACACCGGAAGAGGTGCTCGAGGACGCGGGGCTCAGCGCGGAACAGGTCGCGACGCAGGTCCTCGAGATCTGGAAGAACCGCGAACGAACGATCGATTTCCACGGCCGCCGTCTGGCCTGACCGAACCCGCACGTCGTCGAGCCGCCACGACGAGCGGCCACCGGGGAAGGACGACCGCCAGCGTGATCAAGCGGATCGGCATCATTGCCAACCTCGACAAGCTCCGCGTGGGAGAAGCGGTCTGCGAATGCCTCACCGCGTGCGAGCGCCGAGGGATCGAGGTCGTGACCGAGCAGGCGCTCGCCGATCACTTCGAGTTGAACGTGAGCACGAGTTCGCCGGAGGACCTGCCGACCCAGGTCGACCTGCTCATGAGCTTCGGTGGCGACGGCACCTTCCTGCGCGCGGCCCGGCTCGTTGGTGAGACCGCGACACCGCTCCTGGGGATCAACCTGGGCAGCCTCGGCTTCCTCGCCGAGGTCCGGCTCGAGGAGTTGCACACGGCGATCGAGGCGATCGACTCGGGCGAGTACATGCTCGAGAAACGTCGGCGCGTGGCGGCGGTGGTCCTGCGCGAGGACGAGATCGTGTTCGAGGCGGCCGCGCTGAACGACGTGGTCCTGAACATGGGGGGCACGCCGCGGGCGGTCGACTTCGAGGTGCTGGTCGACGACATCCGCGTGGGTCGCTACCTGGCCGACGGGATGATCGTGGCCACGCCCACCGGCAGCACGGCCTACAACCTCTCGGCCGGTGGCCCGATCGTGGAGCCGTCCATGGATGCCGTCGTCGTCAACCCGATCTGTCCGCACACCCTGGGCGTGCGCCCGTTGATCCTCGGTCCCGGGCGGGTGGTCGAACTGCGTCTGCGCGAGTGCGACGCCGCGATCCTCAGCGCCGACGGACAGATCACCGCGGAACTCCTGACGGGTGATCGCATCGTCTACCCGCGCACCGACGCGGGCT is a window from the Candidatus Krumholzibacteriia bacterium genome containing:
- the dxs gene encoding 1-deoxy-D-xylulose-5-phosphate synthase gives rise to the protein HQAYGHKVLTGRRDRFDTIRQWDGLSGFPKRTESPHDMFGVGHASTAISAALGYAKARDLRKERHGVVAIVGDGAMTGGIAFEGLNNVGDTGTDMLVILNDNEMSISPNVGAINRYLTEITSGRLYNRIEAQIWDLLGRIPGGGMAQTFAHKAKESLKTFMTPGHLFEALGFRYFGPIDGHDLELVCETLEDVKRLSGPVLLHVVTEKGKGYSFAENDKLRYHGVSKFDPAKGVLKKKPDPTAAPSYTGVFGSQILAAAREDRRIVAITAGMPDGTGLVPFREEIPDRFFDVGIAEQHAVTFAAGLACREMKPVVAIYSTFLQRAYDQVIHDVALQKLNVVFALDRGGVVGADGPTHHGVFDLAYLRCIPEMVVMAPRNENELQHMIATALDHDDGPIAFRYPRGNGTGVEMDAEPQALPIGRGVVLEEGENVLLLGLGSGTTMAEEAAAILRERGIRPTVVDARFLRPLDTELILREAARHELVCTLEEGTEIGGFGSSVLELFHREMVQVPTTHVFGLPDRFLDHGTPEEVLEDAGLSAEQVATQVLEIWKNRERTIDFHGRRLA
- a CDS encoding NAD(+)/NADH kinase, whose product is MIKRIGIIANLDKLRVGEAVCECLTACERRGIEVVTEQALADHFELNVSTSSPEDLPTQVDLLMSFGGDGTFLRAARLVGETATPLLGINLGSLGFLAEVRLEELHTAIEAIDSGEYMLEKRRRVAAVVLREDEIVFEAAALNDVVLNMGGTPRAVDFEVLVDDIRVGRYLADGMIVATPTGSTAYNLSAGGPIVEPSMDAVVVNPICPHTLGVRPLILGPGRVVELRLRECDAAILSADGQITAELLTGDRIVYPRTDAGCYFLRLRDRNVFQIIQEKLRWGGLPRHRGDRAGGREADPEN